A single window of Caldicellulosiruptor bescii DSM 6725 DNA harbors:
- the argS gene encoding arginine--tRNA ligase translates to MNLVKLAKQQIQDVVQNAIKNCIDKGIFELDSIPDIMIEKPKEKSHGDFATNIAMELTRKLKKNPREIANGIVNAIDLSNTFIEKVEVAGPGFINFFFKKDWLYKVVDVILSEGDDYGKVNIGNGKKVMVEFVSANPTGPMHMGNARGGALGDCLANLLKWAGYNVTKEFYVNDAGNQIEKFGQSLEIRYRQLKGENVDLPEDCYHGEDIIERVKEYLDEHGDDLENLSSDERRKKLVDFALKRNILLMKEHLRKYGIEYDVWFHESSLYESGEVFETIEDLKSRGYTYEKDGALWFAASKIDESLKDEVLIRANGIPTYFAADIAYHRNKFEKRGFDIVIDIWGADHHGHVARMKAAMKALGIDPEKLIVILMQLVRLVRGKEVVRMSKRTGKAITLIDLIDEIGKDAARFMFNTKSADTHIEIDLDLVTQQTLDNPVFYVQYAHARTCGIIRALSEEGIVLDKSRIKVELLQQEEELELLKKLLELPEEIEMAAKNLDVSRVTKYLLDLASMFHAFYNACRVKNENEELMFTRLSLVECVRIVINNMLRLLGVDAPEKM, encoded by the coding sequence TTGAATTTAGTAAAACTTGCAAAACAGCAGATTCAAGATGTAGTTCAAAATGCCATAAAAAACTGTATTGATAAAGGAATATTTGAGCTTGACAGCATTCCAGATATAATGATTGAAAAGCCGAAGGAGAAATCTCACGGCGATTTTGCAACAAACATAGCAATGGAGCTTACAAGAAAACTTAAGAAAAATCCAAGAGAGATTGCAAATGGCATTGTTAACGCAATTGATTTATCAAATACTTTCATTGAAAAGGTTGAAGTTGCGGGCCCAGGGTTTATAAATTTCTTTTTCAAAAAAGACTGGCTTTACAAAGTTGTGGATGTGATTTTGTCTGAAGGTGACGACTATGGAAAAGTAAATATTGGAAATGGCAAAAAAGTGATGGTTGAGTTTGTCTCGGCAAATCCGACTGGCCCTATGCACATGGGGAATGCCCGCGGAGGCGCGCTGGGGGACTGTCTTGCAAACCTTTTAAAATGGGCTGGATACAATGTTACAAAGGAGTTTTATGTCAATGATGCTGGAAACCAGATAGAAAAGTTTGGACAGAGCCTTGAGATTAGATACAGACAGCTGAAGGGTGAAAATGTAGATCTTCCTGAAGATTGCTATCATGGTGAGGATATAATCGAAAGGGTAAAAGAATATTTAGATGAGCACGGGGATGATTTGGAGAATTTGTCTTCGGATGAGAGAAGAAAAAAGCTTGTTGACTTTGCCCTAAAGAGAAATATTTTGCTTATGAAAGAGCACTTGAGAAAATATGGCATAGAATATGATGTATGGTTTCATGAAAGTAGCCTTTATGAGAGTGGAGAAGTTTTTGAGACAATTGAGGATTTAAAATCAAGAGGATACACGTACGAAAAAGATGGGGCGCTGTGGTTTGCAGCATCAAAAATAGATGAGAGCTTGAAAGATGAGGTTTTGATAAGAGCAAATGGGATTCCAACCTATTTTGCAGCTGATATTGCTTATCACAGAAACAAGTTTGAAAAAAGAGGCTTTGACATTGTGATAGACATTTGGGGTGCTGACCATCACGGGCATGTTGCAAGAATGAAAGCTGCAATGAAAGCGCTTGGGATTGACCCAGAAAAGCTTATAGTTATCCTTATGCAACTTGTAAGACTTGTAAGAGGTAAAGAAGTTGTTAGAATGTCTAAAAGGACAGGTAAAGCAATAACTCTAATTGACCTAATTGATGAAATTGGTAAAGATGCAGCAAGGTTTATGTTCAATACAAAATCAGCAGATACTCACATTGAGATAGATTTAGACCTTGTGACACAACAGACACTTGACAACCCTGTATTTTATGTCCAGTATGCTCATGCAAGAACATGCGGAATCATTAGAGCTTTGTCAGAAGAGGGAATAGTGTTAGATAAAAGTAGAATAAAAGTAGAGCTTTTGCAGCAAGAGGAAGAGCTTGAACTTTTGAAAAAGCTTTTAGAGCTTCCTGAAGAAATAGAAATGGCGGCAAAGAACTTAGACGTTAGCAGAGTGACAAAGTATCTTTTAGACTTAGCATCTATGTTCCATGCTTTTTATAACGCGTGCAGAGTTAAAAATGAAAATGAAGAACTGATGTTTACAAGGCTTTCTCTTGTTGAGTGTGTAAGAATTGTCATAAATAACATGCTAAGACTGCTTGGAGTTGACGCTCCAGAGAAAATGTAA
- a CDS encoding DUF1934 domain-containing protein has translation MKKDVLIYVKGTQEYPVNSFENSIEFFTEGKFYKKGESYFVTYKESELTGLEGTTTTFKIQPDLITLVRWGDVTSTFIFEPGKRHISTYITDQGVIMIGIYTKRMKVDLDDSGGEVLVEYAIDLDSHMMSENDFLLKIKEAGVKN, from the coding sequence ATGAAAAAAGACGTCCTGATTTACGTAAAAGGCACGCAGGAATACCCCGTAAACAGCTTTGAAAATAGCATAGAGTTTTTCACAGAAGGAAAGTTTTATAAAAAAGGTGAAAGTTATTTTGTGACATATAAGGAAAGTGAACTGACTGGGCTTGAAGGTACCACAACAACTTTTAAGATTCAACCCGACCTTATAACTTTAGTCCGCTGGGGTGATGTTACATCAACCTTTATATTTGAACCTGGTAAAAGACACATCTCCACATATATAACCGACCAGGGAGTTATAATGATTGGGATTTATACAAAAAGAATGAAAGTTGACTTGGACGATAGCGGTGGAGAGGTTTTGGTTGAGTATGCCATAGATTTAGATTCGCATATGATGTCTGAAAATGACTTTTTACTTAAAATCAAAGAGGCAGGTGTAAAAAATTGA
- the murI gene encoding glutamate racemase, producing the protein MDLRPIGIFDSGLGGLTVFKEIVSLMPNESIVYFGDTARIPYGSKSKETVTKFAMQNTRFLLSKNVKIVVVACNTASAYAYEALKAKFDVPIVAVIEPGAEAAVRSTKNKKIGVIGTEGTISSGAFEKKILELDNSIKVFSKPCPLFVPLVEEGWTDKEVTYLVAKEYLEEFNEKAIDTLVLGCTHYPFLQDVIRKVLPNVMLINPALETAKQVFELLKMNDMLNNSSEEPTYYFYASDNLKKFESVASIFLNEKIKCEEKIDIERY; encoded by the coding sequence ATGGATTTGCGACCGATCGGTATATTTGATTCTGGTTTGGGCGGACTTACTGTCTTCAAAGAGATTGTAAGTCTTATGCCAAATGAGAGCATTGTGTATTTTGGCGACACGGCAAGAATTCCATACGGTTCTAAGTCTAAAGAGACAGTTACAAAGTTTGCAATGCAAAACACAAGGTTTTTGCTATCAAAAAACGTCAAAATTGTTGTTGTGGCATGTAACACTGCATCTGCATATGCATATGAAGCTTTAAAAGCAAAATTTGACGTTCCCATTGTTGCAGTAATTGAACCTGGAGCTGAGGCAGCAGTAAGATCAACAAAAAATAAAAAAATAGGAGTAATAGGAACAGAAGGAACAATATCAAGCGGTGCTTTCGAAAAAAAGATATTAGAGCTTGATAATAGCATAAAGGTTTTTTCAAAGCCGTGTCCTCTTTTTGTTCCGCTTGTAGAAGAAGGATGGACAGATAAAGAGGTAACTTATCTTGTTGCGAAAGAGTATTTAGAAGAGTTTAATGAAAAAGCAATAGATACTCTTGTTCTGGGATGCACACACTACCCTTTTTTACAGGATGTTATAAGAAAGGTATTGCCTAACGTTATGCTAATAAATCCTGCACTTGAGACAGCCAAGCAAGTGTTTGAACTATTAAAAATGAATGATATGTTAAACAATTCCAGCGAAGAGCCAACATATTATTTTTATGCAAGTGACAATCTAAAAAAATTTGAGTCTGTAGCTTCAATATTTTTGAATGAAAAAATAAAATGTGAAGAGAAAATAGACATAGAGAGATACTAA
- a CDS encoding D-alanine--D-alanine ligase family protein — protein MTKLKVAVLFGGVSTEHEISIVSAKSIMQNMDKEKYEVIPIGITKEGKWLLYTGKIEDLDSKWTQFSIECFVSPDRTKKALVKVKDNEATFIDIDVVFPVLHGLNGEDGTVQGLLELSGIPYVGCGVLSSAICMDKAFAKKLALLEGIPQGHFLVVYKNEYSAKKDYFIRRIESEFSYPVFVKPANSGSSVGISKAKDREDLVLAIHEAFLYDTKILIEQAINAREIECAVLGNDEVFVSEPGEIIPSREFYSYEAKYIDNSSELIIPARLPKEVTEEIKDLAGRIYKIFECCGMARVDFFVDKDTNKVYFNEVNTIPGFTSISMYPKLMEFSGIPYSQLIDKLISLAIEKNRQKKSIKYSKEG, from the coding sequence ATGACCAAGTTAAAAGTTGCTGTTTTATTTGGAGGAGTTTCAACAGAACACGAAATATCCATAGTTTCGGCAAAATCAATTATGCAAAATATGGACAAAGAAAAATACGAAGTAATTCCAATAGGTATAACAAAAGAAGGAAAATGGCTCTTGTACACAGGCAAAATTGAAGATTTGGATAGCAAGTGGACTCAGTTTTCTATAGAATGTTTTGTCTCTCCTGATAGAACCAAAAAGGCACTTGTAAAAGTAAAAGATAACGAGGCTACTTTCATCGACATTGATGTGGTATTCCCGGTTTTGCATGGACTGAATGGTGAGGACGGGACAGTTCAGGGACTTTTAGAGCTCTCTGGCATACCATATGTAGGATGCGGTGTTCTTTCGTCGGCTATATGCATGGACAAAGCGTTTGCTAAAAAGCTTGCGCTTTTAGAAGGAATACCACAGGGGCATTTTTTGGTTGTATACAAAAACGAATATTCAGCTAAAAAAGATTATTTCATAAGAAGAATAGAGAGTGAGTTTTCGTATCCTGTTTTTGTAAAGCCTGCAAACTCAGGCTCGTCTGTGGGTATATCAAAAGCGAAAGATAGAGAAGACCTTGTTTTGGCAATACATGAGGCTTTTTTGTATGATACAAAGATTTTGATTGAACAGGCTATAAACGCTCGGGAGATAGAATGTGCAGTTTTGGGAAATGATGAGGTATTTGTGTCTGAGCCGGGAGAAATAATTCCGTCAAGAGAGTTTTATTCGTATGAGGCAAAATATATTGATAATTCATCAGAGCTCATCATCCCGGCAAGACTTCCAAAGGAAGTTACTGAAGAAATAAAAGATTTGGCAGGAAGGATTTACAAGATTTTTGAGTGCTGTGGAATGGCAAGAGTGGACTTTTTTGTTGATAAAGATACGAACAAAGTGTATTTCAACGAGGTAAACACAATACCTGGTTTTACAAGTATTTCGATGTATCCAAAACTTATGGAGTTCAGTGGCATTCCATATTCTCAACTCATTGATAAACTAATTTCTCTTGCCATTGAGAAAAATAGACAGAAAAAAAGCATAAAATACAGCAAAGAGGGCTGA
- a CDS encoding phosphoglucomutase/phosphomannomutase family protein, with the protein MKKISFGTDGWRGIIADDFTFENVRIVAQAISEYVLETYENPTIIVGYDYRFHSENFAKVCAEVLSSNAIHVLLSKQPIPTPAVAHAVVKKGVSGAIMITASHNPYYYNGIKFIPHYGGPANTQITDKIVKNVERIQKEGLGSLNPDEKLIDYFDHKEEYINDVLNLIDKKAFEGKTLKVLVNPMHGCGIGYVDEALKRLGCEVKVINNWRDPLFGGHLPEPNLENMKDLLEVIKSEKFDLGLATDGDADRFGVVNPDGEYISANEVIFMLADYLIKTRGKASSIARTVATTSMLDKIAEKHNMRCIETPVGFKYIAECLMKEDSLIGGEESGGLSIKGHVPEKDGILADLLVAEAVAKLQKSPKEILRSIESEYGKLYNKRIDVRTTHQKKEEALERIKNFGKSEVAGLRCLEYRTRDGLKVILENSSWFLVRPSGTEDLIRIYGESPDEQKLEEILLDVRGYLGL; encoded by the coding sequence ATGAAAAAAATCTCATTTGGGACAGATGGTTGGAGAGGAATTATAGCAGATGATTTTACTTTTGAGAATGTAAGAATTGTGGCTCAGGCTATATCTGAATATGTTTTAGAAACCTATGAAAACCCGACAATAATAGTTGGCTATGACTATAGATTTCACTCAGAAAATTTTGCAAAGGTATGTGCTGAGGTTCTAAGTAGCAATGCAATACACGTTCTTCTTTCAAAACAGCCGATTCCAACACCGGCTGTTGCACATGCTGTTGTTAAAAAAGGTGTAAGCGGAGCAATAATGATAACAGCTAGCCACAATCCGTATTACTACAATGGAATAAAATTTATTCCACACTATGGAGGTCCTGCCAACACACAGATTACAGATAAGATAGTGAAAAATGTGGAAAGGATTCAAAAAGAAGGCCTTGGCAGTTTAAATCCTGATGAAAAGCTCATTGACTACTTTGACCACAAGGAAGAGTATATAAATGATGTTTTGAACTTGATAGACAAAAAGGCATTTGAAGGGAAAACTTTAAAAGTTCTTGTAAATCCTATGCATGGGTGTGGAATAGGGTATGTTGATGAAGCGCTCAAGAGACTTGGGTGTGAGGTTAAGGTAATTAATAACTGGCGCGACCCACTTTTTGGAGGACATCTGCCAGAACCTAATTTGGAGAATATGAAAGACCTTTTAGAGGTTATAAAGAGCGAAAAGTTTGACTTAGGCCTTGCAACAGATGGGGATGCAGACAGGTTTGGTGTTGTAAATCCGGACGGGGAATATATTTCGGCAAATGAAGTAATCTTTATGCTTGCAGACTATTTGATAAAAACGCGTGGGAAAGCATCGTCAATTGCAAGGACAGTTGCAACAACTTCTATGCTCGACAAAATTGCAGAGAAGCACAATATGCGTTGCATTGAAACACCTGTTGGGTTTAAATATATTGCAGAGTGTTTGATGAAAGAAGATAGCCTAATCGGTGGAGAGGAATCTGGAGGGCTTTCCATAAAAGGGCATGTGCCTGAAAAGGATGGGATTTTGGCTGACCTTTTGGTTGCAGAGGCAGTTGCAAAGCTTCAAAAATCTCCAAAAGAAATTTTAAGGAGCATTGAATCTGAGTATGGAAAGCTTTATAATAAAAGAATTGATGTTAGAACAACTCATCAGAAAAAAGAAGAGGCCTTGGAAAGAATAAAAAATTTCGGCAAAAGTGAAGTGGCAGGCTTGAGGTGCTTGGAATACAGGACACGAGATGGTCTAAAGGTTATCCTTGAAAATAGTTCGTGGTTTTTGGTAAGACCATCTGGCACAGAAGACCTTATAAGAATTTATGGTGAAAGCCCAGATGAGCAGAAATTAGAGGAAATTTTGCTTGATGTGAGAGGCTATCTTGGATTGTAG
- a CDS encoding RNA polymerase sporulation sigma factor SigH yields the protein MTLQKWLLNFKECSDEELVKYSREGVKEALEELLSRYQNFVKAKCRMYFLIGADKEDIYQEGMIGLFKAVRDFDETKYPSFRLFAEMCITRQMITAIKTASRQKHIPLNTYISLNKPVYEENDERTLIDTLADAFISDPEEVMITKEELENAINVITECLSPFEFKVLSLYLEGRSYQEIADMIHKDVKSIDNALQRVKKKIEKYLAPADK from the coding sequence TTGACATTACAAAAATGGCTTTTGAATTTTAAAGAATGTTCAGATGAGGAATTGGTTAAATATTCAAGAGAAGGCGTGAAAGAAGCTCTTGAGGAGCTTCTTTCAAGGTATCAAAACTTTGTGAAGGCAAAGTGCAGAATGTACTTTTTGATTGGAGCTGATAAGGAGGATATTTATCAAGAGGGTATGATAGGTCTTTTTAAAGCTGTGCGTGATTTTGATGAAACAAAATATCCTTCATTTAGATTGTTTGCAGAGATGTGCATTACACGTCAGATGATAACTGCAATCAAAACTGCCAGCAGGCAAAAACATATTCCTCTTAACACCTACATATCACTTAACAAGCCTGTGTACGAAGAAAATGACGAAAGGACGCTTATTGATACGTTAGCGGACGCGTTCATTTCTGACCCGGAAGAGGTTATGATTACAAAGGAGGAGCTTGAAAACGCTATAAATGTTATTACTGAATGTCTTTCTCCTTTTGAGTTCAAGGTTTTAAGCCTTTACCTTGAAGGAAGGAGTTATCAAGAGATTGCTGATATGATTCACAAAGATGTAAAGTCAATTGACAATGCTCTTCAAAGGGTTAAAAAGAAGATTGAAAAGTACTTGGCTCCAGCTGATAAATGA
- a CDS encoding NYN domain-containing protein, producing MHLMVDGYNFINAWDYLRKIAEDDLDSARKKLIDILADFSGYKGYKITIVFDSHLVKGAMRKKETFSNVEIVFTKEGETADNYIEQYVYKNSKNEKIGVVTSDYLEQLIILGDGALRIPPRELIYEIEHYRKEIEKKEKEKMHKSSKLEDTLEDDIIRKLEKFKKNLK from the coding sequence GTGCACTTGATGGTTGATGGATACAACTTTATAAACGCATGGGATTACTTAAGGAAAATTGCTGAAGATGATTTGGACAGCGCACGAAAAAAGTTAATCGACATTTTGGCAGATTTTTCTGGTTATAAAGGGTATAAAATTACAATTGTGTTTGATTCGCACTTGGTTAAAGGGGCTATGCGTAAAAAAGAAACTTTTAGCAATGTGGAAATAGTATTTACAAAAGAGGGAGAAACAGCTGACAACTACATAGAACAGTATGTTTACAAGAATAGCAAAAACGAAAAGATTGGGGTTGTAACCTCAGACTATTTAGAACAGCTCATAATCCTTGGAGATGGTGCTTTGAGAATACCTCCAAGAGAACTTATATACGAGATTGAACATTACAGAAAAGAAATTGAGAAAAAGGAAAAAGAAAAGATGCATAAAAGTAGCAAGTTAGAAGATACTTTAGAGGACGATATTATTCGCAAACTTGAGAAATTCAAAAAAAACCTGAAATGA
- the rlmB gene encoding 23S rRNA (guanosine(2251)-2'-O)-methyltransferase RlmB: MRTIEGKNPVKEALKSGAKITEVYISNSAKDKETAQIIDLCRQNGVVVKFVDKHKIYKMAQTKNPQGVIAIAHEFEYCDIDDILFEAKKSGEEPFLVLLDGITDPQNFGSIIRSAHLCGVHGIVIETRNSCPVTPAVEKASAGAVEYMKIARVVNLRRTIEELKEKGIWVFAADANGSKPVYECDFTIPTCVVIGSEGKGITRLVKEGADFLIKIPQKGYVNSFNASVAAGIIFFEVLKQRLKEGEIKGALDG, translated from the coding sequence ATGAGAACTATTGAAGGCAAAAATCCTGTGAAAGAGGCGCTCAAAAGCGGAGCTAAGATAACAGAGGTGTATATCTCAAATTCGGCAAAAGACAAGGAAACTGCTCAGATAATAGACCTTTGTAGACAAAATGGAGTTGTAGTAAAATTTGTTGACAAGCACAAGATATACAAAATGGCGCAGACAAAAAATCCACAAGGTGTCATTGCCATTGCACACGAGTTTGAATATTGCGACATAGATGACATCTTATTTGAAGCAAAGAAGAGTGGTGAGGAGCCTTTTTTAGTTTTACTTGATGGCATAACCGACCCACAGAACTTTGGGTCTATTATAAGGTCTGCACATTTGTGTGGTGTACATGGAATTGTAATTGAAACAAGAAATTCATGTCCTGTAACACCAGCTGTGGAAAAGGCTTCTGCAGGTGCTGTTGAGTATATGAAGATTGCACGGGTTGTTAACCTAAGAAGGACTATTGAAGAGCTGAAAGAGAAGGGTATATGGGTGTTTGCCGCAGATGCAAATGGTTCAAAACCTGTTTATGAGTGTGATTTTACTATTCCAACATGTGTTGTGATAGGTTCTGAAGGAAAGGGCATCACCAGACTTGTAAAAGAAGGTGCTGACTTTTTGATAAAAATCCCACAAAAAGGATATGTCAATTCGTTTAATGCATCTGTTGCGGCCGGTATCATATTTTTTGAGGTTTTGAAACAAAGACTTAAAGAAGGAGAAATCAAAGGTGCACTTGATGGTTGA
- the thyX gene encoding FAD-dependent thymidylate synthase — translation MKFKVVLLSHTPEPEKVVATAAKLCYSNATIENIFERLDNETVKNFLNFLVEVGHQSPLEHVSFTFGIEGVSRCFTHQLVRHRIASYSQQSQRYVKMDGFDYVIPPSIEEDEELKNIFIDTMNQIAQAYAVLSEKLKRKHTEKFKIYGISEKEALKKAEKMAIEDARYVLPNACETKIIMTMNARELLHFFSERCCNRAQWEIRAVADKILELVKNVAPNIFKFAGPKCIRLGYCPEGKFSCGGFEKVREKYLGKMREEHENY, via the coding sequence ATGAAGTTTAAGGTTGTTCTTTTATCCCACACACCAGAGCCTGAAAAGGTTGTTGCAACTGCTGCAAAACTTTGTTATTCTAATGCAACCATTGAGAATATCTTCGAAAGATTAGATAATGAGACAGTTAAAAACTTTCTGAATTTTTTGGTAGAGGTGGGGCATCAGTCACCCTTAGAACATGTAAGCTTTACATTTGGGATAGAAGGAGTTTCAAGGTGCTTTACACACCAGCTTGTCCGTCACAGGATTGCTTCATATTCACAGCAGTCTCAGCGGTATGTCAAGATGGATGGATTTGATTATGTCATTCCGCCAAGCATAGAAGAAGATGAAGAGCTTAAAAATATTTTTATAGATACTATGAATCAGATTGCCCAGGCTTATGCTGTTTTGTCCGAAAAACTCAAAAGAAAGCACACTGAAAAATTTAAGATATATGGGATTTCAGAGAAAGAGGCTTTAAAGAAAGCAGAGAAAATGGCAATTGAGGACGCCAGATATGTTCTTCCGAATGCCTGTGAAACAAAGATTATCATGACAATGAACGCAAGAGAGCTTTTACATTTTTTTAGCGAAAGGTGCTGCAACAGAGCTCAGTGGGAGATAAGGGCAGTTGCTGACAAGATTTTAGAGCTTGTCAAAAACGTTGCGCCAAACATATTCAAATTTGCAGGACCTAAATGCATAAGACTTGGCTATTGCCCGGAGGGGAAGTTCTCTTGTGGAGGGTTTGAAAAGGTGAGAGAAAAATATCTTGGGAAAATGAGGGAGGAACATGAGAACTATTGA
- a CDS encoding DnaD domain-containing protein has translation MGMLFIMPKQQNFVLIGFDFIKNHMPFSDGEFVKVYIYLKYLFQNKIEAVEIDRIAKELNLLESDVVKALEFWAQRNLIRLSKDVDGNLSIDFLDDMFAHEKVENSISPPVYTTEDLSRFFETDEKFRNLLEFAQKQYCRTFNKSDIDVLLEIYDWLKLPIEVIYLLINYVTINKNNKNLKFLEQMAIKWKELNIDSIEKAEEYIRSQEDTSRIKRLVLQYLGIYNRAPTKVEDEIMNVWINDWKVPEDVIMYALSLVKNVNNPTVSYVNGIIKRWYEAGLKDLESIKKFELENAQKKEKSKKQSSNKKSLREERDPSTYTALEELYKKALRGNADDDQ, from the coding sequence ATGGGAATGCTATTTATTATGCCTAAACAGCAAAACTTTGTTTTAATAGGCTTTGATTTTATTAAAAATCACATGCCTTTTTCAGACGGGGAATTTGTGAAAGTATACATATACCTTAAATATCTTTTTCAGAACAAAATTGAAGCAGTTGAAATAGATAGGATTGCAAAGGAACTAAATCTTCTTGAGAGTGATGTTGTAAAAGCACTTGAATTTTGGGCACAGAGAAACTTAATTAGGCTTTCTAAAGACGTTGACGGAAATCTCTCTATTGACTTTTTGGATGATATGTTTGCACATGAAAAGGTCGAAAACTCTATTTCACCTCCAGTTTACACAACAGAGGATTTGTCCAGATTTTTTGAGACAGACGAAAAGTTTAGAAATCTCCTTGAATTTGCTCAAAAACAGTACTGCAGGACATTTAACAAAAGTGATATTGATGTTTTGCTTGAAATTTATGACTGGCTAAAACTGCCTATTGAGGTCATATACCTTTTAATAAACTATGTTACAATAAATAAGAACAACAAAAATCTGAAATTTCTTGAGCAAATGGCAATCAAATGGAAAGAACTTAACATTGATAGCATTGAAAAGGCTGAAGAATATATAAGGTCACAAGAAGATACAAGCAGAATAAAAAGGCTTGTTCTTCAGTACCTTGGAATATACAACAGAGCTCCGACCAAGGTGGAAGATGAAATTATGAATGTATGGATAAACGACTGGAAAGTGCCAGAAGATGTTATTATGTATGCTTTGAGTCTTGTGAAAAATGTAAACAATCCTACAGTAAGCTATGTAAATGGTATAATAAAAAGGTGGTATGAGGCAGGTCTGAAAGATTTAGAATCAATCAAAAAGTTTGAACTTGAAAATGCTCAAAAGAAAGAAAAGAGCAAAAAACAGTCCTCAAATAAGAAAAGCCTACGTGAAGAAAGAGATCCATCTACATACACTGCGTTAGAAGAACTTTACAAAAAAGCTTTGAGAGGTAATGCAGATGATGACCAATAA
- a CDS encoding ATP-binding protein: MMTNKKEILETIDRIYKQRRYNAELSKERKIHELYTKSKEFADICDKIKLAGLKLSKASLMQNKEQIAKYSKILDTLISKRTKLLIEMGYPSDYLEPDYLCKTCQDTGFVVLEDRVEVCKCRTQLFIELLYEQSKLKEILKDHNFSKFNLDYYSKEVDLKEGLSPYKNMVKIIEKVKEFVENFDKPNQKNLLFYGPTGLGKTFLAHCIAKEVIDKGKTVIFLDSISFFEILKDKYSKMLRLYEEVSDEEYKSLEEVDLLIIDDLGNEGKNAEFCHGVFQSLLDKRFLSGKKMIITTNYSLDGLVTVYSQFIMGRLQEYFMFLHLFGEDVRVIKAKLHLEKKTSET; encoded by the coding sequence ATGATGACCAATAAAAAAGAGATATTGGAGACAATAGATAGAATATACAAGCAAAGACGCTATAATGCAGAACTTTCAAAAGAAAGAAAAATCCATGAACTTTATACAAAATCAAAAGAGTTTGCCGATATATGTGACAAGATAAAATTAGCTGGCTTGAAGCTGTCAAAAGCGTCGCTTATGCAAAATAAAGAGCAAATAGCTAAATACTCCAAAATTTTAGATACGCTTATTTCAAAAAGGACAAAACTTTTAATTGAGATGGGATACCCGAGCGACTATTTAGAGCCAGACTATTTATGTAAAACTTGTCAGGACACAGGTTTTGTAGTTTTAGAAGACAGAGTTGAAGTTTGCAAATGCAGAACCCAGCTTTTCATTGAACTTCTGTATGAACAAAGTAAGCTAAAGGAAATCTTAAAAGACCATAACTTTAGCAAATTTAACTTGGACTATTACTCAAAAGAAGTTGATTTGAAAGAAGGATTGTCACCTTATAAGAATATGGTCAAGATAATTGAAAAGGTGAAGGAGTTTGTAGAAAATTTTGATAAACCAAACCAGAAGAATCTGTTGTTTTATGGTCCAACAGGCCTTGGTAAGACTTTTCTCGCTCACTGTATTGCAAAAGAGGTAATTGACAAAGGTAAAACAGTAATATTTTTAGATAGTATTTCTTTCTTTGAGATATTAAAAGATAAATATTCAAAAATGCTTCGTCTCTATGAAGAGGTAAGTGACGAAGAATACAAAAGCCTTGAAGAGGTAGACCTTTTGATTATTGATGACCTTGGAAATGAAGGGAAAAACGCTGAATTTTGTCATGGCGTCTTTCAAAGTTTGCTGGACAAAAGATTTTTGTCAGGCAAAAAAATGATCATAACCACAAACTATAGCCTTGACGGACTTGTCACAGTTTATTCTCAGTTCATAATGGGTAGACTTCAGGAATATTTTATGTTTTTGCATCTGTTTGGAGAAGATGTGAGGGTAATAAAAGCAAAACTTCATCTTGAAAAGAAAACTTCTGAAACATAA
- the fabZ gene encoding 3-hydroxyacyl-ACP dehydratase FabZ has product MYNIDKILEIIPHRYPFLLVDRIIEVEEGKRAKGIKNVTINEPFFQGHFPSNPVMPGVLIVEAMAQVGAVAMLLKEEFKGKTPFFAGIDKVRFKKVVKPGDVLVIETELISLKGSIGKAKAVAMVDGEVVCEGELLFAIK; this is encoded by the coding sequence ATGTATAACATTGATAAAATACTGGAAATTATTCCTCATAGATACCCTTTTTTGCTTGTGGACAGAATCATAGAAGTTGAAGAAGGAAAGAGAGCAAAGGGAATTAAAAACGTTACAATTAACGAACCGTTTTTTCAAGGACATTTTCCTTCAAATCCTGTGATGCCGGGTGTTTTGATTGTTGAGGCAATGGCCCAGGTTGGAGCTGTTGCAATGCTTTTAAAAGAAGAGTTTAAAGGGAAAACTCCATTTTTTGCAGGTATTGACAAGGTTAGATTCAAAAAAGTTGTAAAGCCCGGTGATGTTCTTGTGATTGAGACAGAGCTAATATCTCTCAAAGGTTCAATTGGCAAGGCAAAAGCAGTAGCAATGGTTGACGGCGAGGTTGTATGTGAGGGTGAGCTGCTTTTTGCCATAAAATAA